The following nucleotide sequence is from Saccharomycodes ludwigii strain NBRC 1722 chromosome VII, whole genome shotgun sequence.
GATGAACAAAAGGAACCCAGTACACCttccaaaacaaaattgaaAGTCACCACTACCACATCACCAACGTTTAAAGGTGGACTGGATGTAGCTGCCAATACATCTATTGCAAAATCACCAAAGATTCTGAAGACAccaatcaaaaaaaataaaagtttggAATCTATTCCACAAATCTCTTCAACAGTAACATCATCAAGGCCCCTAAGTATACGTTTACTTTTATCACCGGAAAAAAACCCAAGcgataaattaaataatacttATTTGGATTCTTTGGCTAATAATACAACTAATGACAGGAAAGTACATAGGGGAGTGTCCAAATCTACCTCCTTACCAAATGTTTCATTGAAACCACCTTTGACACCGCAAACTATCAGAAATactaatctttttttatcgcCGTCTCCAAGATTAAGCTTACTCTCTCCAAATGTTGAATATACAAACAACGCTACGCCTAATTTTGCTAGCGGCAAAGATGACGTTCTGGTACCAATACATGAGCTATCAGAGAACTTGAAAAGTAGACTCAATTATGCCTATGAAAAACTAAAGTTAAAAAGTGAAATAAATTaccaacagcaacagcagcaaCCAGTATCGCCCATCAACAGAAGGAGGTTTTCAACGGGCTATTATTCAAACCCTACTTTAGAACCAGCAtacaatgaaaaattttataatagtGATGGAGAAGATAATGAAGATAATAGTGCACATCAAGCATTTTTGAAAGCCATGAGCAGccccaaaaaaaagaaaagaaatagacATTTGGGGTTGATGAACCAATCTGgtttaatatataacatATCGTCATCGCATTCATTATctgaaaaacaaagaaaagagaatgAAACATCCTCTTCATCAGCACTTTTTATTGTGCCAAAAACAACACAGAGCGTTGCATCTGAAGCAGATGCAGTTCAAAGTTTGATAACTCTTTCATCAGGTGGTAATAATGCTACTAATGATGTACGTGCAGACTTTGAACTGTCTCAAAGACAAATGCTTTATAATAAGTCTTTGCAGATTACAAATTTAAACAATAACGGTGTtgctaacaataatgatggtagtattattaataatacttgTGAACCCACCATtaaggaaaataatactattagtagtagtagtaccaGTAACAGCCTGAGCGAAGAAAAGCTTgcttaatttttatttttatttttattttcacagTTTCCAATACTCGAATTCGATTTTCCAACATGCTTATAGGATTTTCATCAATGTCATACGTatacagtttttttttttttcatttatttttgttttctattattttgcTTCTTCTTTGCTTTTTTGCAATTTACCATTTCATCTTTaggttctttttttttttccaattattGCTAACATTAtgtattctttttttgtatttattttttttttatttgcattttaagaaattatttttctattttcttttcgtTTTGAGCTTCACTGACGCATTTAACATCCGTACCTTCGACAactctttttaattttttttaattttttttttaattttttttttttcaatttttttaatttttttttttttttttttttttttcatttttttttttttctttttttcttttttgatttttttgaaattaagGAATAAGAAAATTGAGCTGTGGGTAATTTATGGCCAAAGGTTTGTTTCTGTTGGCCATTTGTATTACAAGTCATTTTTCCAATGACAtgtttccaaatatttGCTTGtataatctttttctttcctaaTCATTTAACGAATGTAGAATCCAGAAGGTGATTTGATTTGCAATAGACAAAACCCCCCGGCAAGAAATTTGAACAAAAGgttataaagaaaaaaaaagaaatggtTCACGAAGCAAAAGCACCAAAATTATCAgtaaaacataaaaataaaacggAAAAGTCGGCTTCTTCTGCATCTTCGTCAAGCAGTAGCTCgtcttcatcttcttccaGTGATTCTTCTAAGAATGATGGGTCTTCCAATGATGAAGATTCTTCCGGTGATTCTTCCAGCGATGATGACTCTTCAAGCAGTGATTCTTCCAGCAGTGACAGCTCTTCAAGCAGTGATTCTTCAAGCAGTGACAGCTCTTCAAGCAGTGATTCTTCCAGTGATGATGACTCTTCAAGCAGTGATTCTTCCAGCAGTGACAGCTCTTCAAGCAGTGATTCTTCAAGCAGTGATTCTTCCAGTGATGATGACTCTTCAAGCAGTGACTCTTCAAGCAGTGATTCTTCCAGTGATGATGACTCTTCAAGCAGTGATTCCTCTAGTGATGACGACTCTTCCAGTAGTGACAGCTCTTCCAGTGACTCTTCTAGTGATTCCTCTAGTGATGACGATTCCTCCAGTGACTCTTCCAGCGATGATGACTCTTCTAGCAGCGACAGTTCCTCCAGTGATTCCTCTAGCGATAGAGAATCTtctaaaaatgaaaaatcaTCTAGTAGTTCATCTAACGATGCCGCTTCATCCAGCGATTCATCTATTAGTGAAGATTCTTCTACTGACGAGAAATCTAATATTAATGGTTCGGAATATGATAAATCATTGGGCAGCAATGGCAATAATAAGAGAAAGCACGATGGACAAGAAGATAAGGATGAGGAGCCTAGTAAAAAGAAGCTTGTTATTTCAGCAGGGGTTGATGAATTAAAGCCAGGGCAACGCAAACATTTTTCCAGAATTAATAGAGAAAGAATCAGCTTTGAATCCTGGGATTTAGCTGATAATACATATAAAGGTGCTGCCGGTACTTGGGGGGAAAAAGCTAACGAAAAATTGGGTCGTGTTAGAGGGAAAGATttcacaaaaaataaaaacaaaatgaaaagagGTTCATATAGAGGTGGTAGCATCACTCTGCATTCTGGATCTTACAAATTTAAAGATTAATGTTGATATAAACATCACATAAGGATTTATCAGAGAAAATTATCTCAATTGTACTTTGTGTATATAAAAACTTGTTATCGACAGCGACCCACAAAGAAAAGGGAGAATATAggagtaaaaaaaaaaaaaaaaaaaaaagaattaaagaacaataattattaaaacagaTAGCGTGACTACATATATGCAATTGAAatatgttttgttttacattttttaatttaattttttcttttttttttaattcactTTTCAGATGTATATTATATAGTCATTTTTAGTaacagaaagaaaaagcatgattttgtaaatttatCTTTTGGCATTTTATTTGAATGTCGAATGAAATTTTATGGACTTTGACCGAGTCACGTGCTAAAAAGGATGAATGGcgagttttttttttccgaTTTCCATATCCGAATTTTCACGCACTGCGAGGTGTTTTAcggattaaaaaaaacttttttttcttattaataatgcataaaaatttgattttctAACAAGGAACGCCTCTTGCATAATGacacaacttttttttttgcttatCCTCTTTTTTAGATTAATAGCTACAAATCACCGTACGGGAAAACAAACCATTGATCCTCCTGTTTCACAATCATCGCTAACCTCATGTCTgaagaaatagaaaaacCCAATTATCGTACTCGCAAAAGCAGAAACACTGTGTTTTCCAATCTAGGCAATGAACATATGTCAGATGATTCTCCTGGAACAGACGATTCAGATGAGGATGATAACAAACAAGACCAATACGTAAATGAGCCAGTGTATAAAAAGCCAAAGACAAAGAGTAGTTCAAAAAGCACGTCCAAAAATGACCAAACTGAAGTAACTGCGCATAAATTAGCTGAAAAAGATGAGGATTTCTTATTAGAAGGTAATAAAGATGTACCAGCAGATTTTGTACCAGATGTGGTTTCAGaggtttttaaaaataacgatttttcatatttaaaGTTAAGACCAGATCATGAAACCAGGCCACTATGGATTTCGCCCGGAGATGGACGTATTATATTGGAAAGTTTTTCTCCCTTAGCAGAGCAAGCTCAAGATTTTCTTGTTACAATTGCTGAACCTGTCAGTAGACCCTCGCATATTCACGAATACAGAATTACTGCGTATTCCTTGTATGCAGCAGTTTCTGTTGGATTAGAGACTGACGATATTATTTCTGTTTTGGATAGATTGTCTAAGATTCCTGTAGCATCATCAATCATTAACTTTATCAAAAGTGCCACTATTTCTTATGGTAAAGTGAAGTTAGTTATTAAGCACAACAAGTATTTTGTGGAAAGTACCCAAGCTGATATTCTTCAAATGCTTTTAAGAGACCCCATTATTGGTAAGCTGAGGATAGACACTACGAATCCGGTTGCTGGCGAAACTCCTgtagcaacaacaatagaAAAGGAGGCAAAAGCCAAGAATATTGATCCAAATGATGTTTCTGCTGTGTTCAGTTCCGTAGTTGGTGAAAAGACATTGTTGGAAGAAGagaatgatgatgatattgaTGCTGTACATTCATTTGAAATTGCAAATGACTCTGTTGAAAttgtgaaaaaaagatgtcAAGAAATCGATTATCCTGTGTTAGAAGAATATGACTTTAGAAATGATCATAGAAATCCTGATTTAAACATTGATTTAAAACCTTCGACACAAATCAGACCATACCAGGAAAAATCATTGAGTAAGATGTTTGGTAATGGCCGTGCAAGAAGTGGGATTATTGTGTTGCCATGTGGTGCTGGGAAGACTTTGGTGGGAATTACCGCTGCTTGTACCATTAAAAAGTCTGTAGTGGTGTTATGCACTTCTTCTGTCTCTGTTATGCAGTGGAGACAGCAATTTCTTCAGTGGTGTACTTTGCAGCCAGAAAACTGTGCCGTTTTCACATCAGACAACAAAGAAATGTTTCAAGGGGGGTCTGGGTTGGTGGTGTCTACATATTCCATGGTGGCAAACACCAGAAATAGATCTTACGATTCCCAAAAAGTGATGGATTTTTTGACGGGGAGAGAATGGGGGTTTATATTATTGGATGAAGTCCACGTTGTACCTGCTGCAATGTTTAGAAGAGTTGTCAGTCATATTGCTGCACATGCCAAGTTGGGATTAACTGCAACATTAGTCCGTGAAGATGATAAAATTAGtgatttgaattttttaattgggCCCAAATTGTACGAGGCAAATTGGATGGAATTATCTCAAAAGGGCCACATAGCAAACGTTCAATGTGCTGAAGTTTGGTGCCCGATGACTGCAGAATTTTACCATGAGTATCTAAGAGAAAATGCCAGAAAAAGAATGCTATTGTACATTATGAATCCAACCAAATTTCAAGCCTGCCAGTTTTTGATTCAATATCATGAAAAAAGAGGGGACAAGATTATTGTGTTTTCCGATAATGTTTATGCTTTGCAAGAGTATGCTTTGAAACTAGGAAAACCTTTTATCTACGGTTCCACTCCCCAACAGGAAAGAATGaatattttgcaaaatttCCAATAcaatgataaaattaatacaatatttttgtcaAAAGTGGGGGATACCTCAATTGATTTACCTGAAGCCACTTGTTTAATTCAGATTTCTTCACATTATGGTTCTCGTAGACAAGAGGCACAAAGACTAGGAAGAATTCTAAGAGCAAAAAGACGTAATGATGAGGGGTTtaatgcttttttttactcACTAGTTTCTAAGGACACACAAGAAATGTATTATTCAACAAAGAGACAAGCATTTTTGGTTGATCAAGGTTATGcttttaaagttattacACATTTGCATGGGATGGAAAACTTGTCTAACCTAGCATATTCTACTGCAAGAGAGAGACGTGAATTATTACAAGAGGTTTTGTTGAAGAATGAAGAAGTAGCTGGTATTGAATTAGGGGAGGACTCTGAAAATACTGTAGGTAATGGTGTTAATAGAAGGTTGAAAAGAGCTGGATTTGTGGGTTCTTCTAAAGCTGTTAAAGGGGAAGGTTCGTTGGCTGGGTTGGCAGGTGGTGAAGATATGGCATATATGGAGTATAGTTCTAACAAGAATAAAGATTTAAGAGACCATCACCCATTAATACGTAGAAtgtattataaaaatgttaaaaagtGATGTAGTTTGGGCTGCATGTTTATGAAAATAcccaatttttctttctccttttttttttttttttttttttttaggtatttagttaataaataatataaacacataatatatattattacacATCGGACAGTTTTGCATCTATTTCCTTttgtaaattatttaaagaacCGTCTATATTCTTTGTAAAGCTTGTAACAAACTCGACTATTTGGTTAACCTTAGATATAAGTTTCCCCCTTTCCGCACCAACATATTCTTTATAGCTATCTAGTTTTGTTGACACCtgtttcattttattttcagtttCTTTTAAGTAATCATTAGCGCTTTGGTTCATAAGACTGATTCTGctttccaatttttctaTCTCGATTTCTTGTTGCAAGATTAACGTTTgcaatttttgtttatcaGTTTCGTCCGCTATTTTAGTTTCAGAACATCTATTTTCCAGTTGTTCAATTAATTcgcttttatttttaatttcttgttgCAAGTAGCTGATAGAATTTTCAACTTTTGCGTTACTCAATTGAAtgttttgaatattttcatttatttggGCGTTTATGTATAATAACTCTttctgtatttttattggagAAGTTTCTATatgcaaaaaaaaggtaCTCCTTCTCTTATCGTTTGAGATTAGATCTTTGGGCAAATTGAATTTTATCTTGGAAATATCAACATCGCGTAGAACAGATAATGATTCTATAGTTGACTGATACTGCATTGAAAGGTCTAAAAGTGattggtaaatttttttcaagtcAAAGTCCAAAGATTTGTTGGAATTTCGaagtttttcaatattGGAAGCAACGCCATCCCTATCACTTGCAATTTTAGTTTGTAATTCGATTTTATCATTCACAGATTCTATGTTGAATCCCCTTTGATCcaactttttttgaagTTCTCTATTTCCAAATATCAAATCTGTAACAATAGTTGactttttattgatatcaAGTTGTATTTTATCTAGTTTGCGTTGCCATTCTccacttttttgtttcattaaGTCCACATAGTTGGTTAATTTTTGCAAATCTGAGAAAAgtaatctatttttttcttgtgaCAATTCCAAACTTTTacatttgtttattaagTTTGAATACTGTGATTTCAAATCTTGGTTACTATtgtcaatattatttatatcagTTTGGATTATATGCACAAATTTATCAAACCCAAGTTCCAATTCTTGgaaaaactttgaaaaGTCATCATTTAGCTCAAGAAAGTATTTGtatgattttaaaatataatctaTAAATAATCTTTCTACCATTAACTCGTACTTTTCTTGCCTTTCTTCCTGCTCATCGAtggttttaaaagtttGGTTCAAGATGGTGAAATCTTGTGTATTTTCAGACACTAATGatttatccaaaaaaacCAGTGTTTTATCCAAACTTTTGTTAACATTAACTAGCCAATGTATCATCCCTAAGAATTTTGGCCAATTTGTACCACCCACTGCAGATATTTGAGACTTGTTGATTGTTTCCAAAAATGGATATTGGATGGTTTTTATAATTGAGTAAACATCAGACTccaatgattttttaaaagtgtAGCCTGGGTCCAACCGTACATATAACCATTTAAAGATAGTGACAAAATCTCTTTGAGTTGGTTGCTTCAACGATTTTATTGAGATGGGGTAGTTtgtttgaataataaaatcttCATCCAGTAAATAATCATATATTTCTTgttgtattatttgttgaaaatttttgtcTCTGAGTGGTCTAGGATCTCTAGTTAAAGTTGCTGCTGATGTTGAATTGTTTGCTATACCTCCACCATTCGAATTTAATGTGGAAAGATTATTTGTTGctaatgataattttttgctATTAGAAATTCTTAGACTGGATCTTGTGtctgaaaacaaaaaagatcTTCTTGGGTTAGTTGAAGCAATGTTCTTATTACCGtcattacttttattaatctttttattattaatattgtcaTTGATGAAGGTATTAGGGTTGTTTGAAGCGGCAGTAGCATTGGTGCTACGAAACattacaatatatatatgtatatatatctataaatgtaatttttctttttaaataatgggGATTTGGACGTGGGTAATAAATGTTTGAagtgttttattattacttgtttattgtttacttgtttttatttctgtgttttttttttttatacattttataagaattaattgatctttttagattttgtatgtatgaaaaatatatatatatttttatatttttatatttttatatttttataatatccGGAATGGTATATTTCCGAGGTTTACGGAGTCGATAttatattcaattttttagaATAGCCGAAATTGCGAATATCCGACGTTTACGGAGTGgatataattaattttttttttttaatcttagaaaaaaaggaaaacaaaaaaagaagaaaaaaaaaaaaaaaaaaaagattgtGATTCTTGCAAggcattaaaaaaataaagatttgTAATAAAGTCATTAAGTTTATTTTAAGCGCCAAATTtggatcttttttttttttttttttttttttaattgggAAAATACGTTTGTTTCCGATGGGTTAGCGGTCCGTGGTCTTCACGTGCCATGCCTTTTGTTCTGCGGGTTTGGAAGGAGCACTGTAGCGCTTGATATGACGCTGAGTAAACGGTTGCTTCTACGGTAATCTTGCCTagctttaaaatatcacgTGAAACCTGCAAAGATAAGAAAAGTCGAAATggaaaatgtaaaaaataaaaaaaaaaagaaaagaaattggGAATCTTAAACGCAAatgaaggaaaaaaaaagaaataagtTTTCTATTTTGCTTTACAAATCTCTAATCTTTGATTTTCAATTTGTAAGATAAAACCATCTTGATTTTAACAAATGGTATACATTTCCTCTAagttttgaattatttttgttgaattCGTATCAGATAAGCTTTGATACTcgggtttttttttttttataatttagGAATTATTTCTCATATCATcttcttgttttaaataacttCGAAGAGCTTTGTTGGTCATTTTCCACTTATCGTAAactgtaaaaaaaaaataacaaaacaaaaataaaaataaaaacaaaaaaaaaaaaacaaaaaaaatagcatatatatataaagacaATATGAATAGTTGTATATTATTcatatcaattttttttttaatcttttctttcttttcctcaTCTTAGAtatatcttcttcttcttcttctcgTCTCAGTAGATTTTCAACTTTATCTAAACCTAAGATCTCgtcaaacaaaaaataaagtaagGGAGTCTGCAAATACTGctatcatttttaaaagaaatccAGTATCAATACCTATTCAAAATGGATTCCTCAATTAGAAAACAAACTTCTTCACAGACTACTACTACAGATAAAGCAGCTGGAAATGTACTTGTTAGTAGAGTATCAGATATTAGAACAGTTAAGTCTGCGCATGGTGACCCAATCATGTTTGTTGATGCCAGTGCGGCTGTTTCTGACCAACAAGTCTTGGCAGAAATCGGGTATAAGGAAGAACTTAACAGAGAATATTCTACACTTCAAATTTTCGGTATAGCCTTCTCCATTATGGGGTTGCTACCTTCTATTGCATCTACTCTGGACGGTGGTTTGACAAGTGGTACTGTTGGTTGTGTGTGGGGTTGGCTATTATCAagtatattaattttaacaatCGGTATTGCCTTGGCAGAAATTAGTTCGAGTTTGCCAACAGCTGGTGCCGTGTACGTGAGTTGTTATATGTGGGCACCCAAAAACTGTAGAAAATCGTTGAGTTATGTTGTTGGGTTTTTAGATACGTTATCATTAAGTGCATCAGTTTGTTCTATCGTTTATGGGCTAGCGGAACAAATCTTGAGTGCAGTAACTGTTTCGAATCCAGACTTTGAAGTTACAAATCCTAGAACTTACGGTGTTTTTGCTGCATGTGTTCTTAGCATGGCATTGATCAGTTCTTTAGCATCGTCCTTCACTGCCAAGCTACAAACTACTAGTATTATTTGCAATTGTGGTCtaattcttttgtttttcattgCTGTACCGGTCGGTGTTAAGAGATCTGCTACGCTT
It contains:
- a CDS encoding uncharacterized protein (similar to Saccharomyces cerevisiae YKR091W | SRL3 | Suppressor of rad53 Lethality (paralog of YOR083W | WHI5)): MKEESEKGEKKEQHCDEQKEPSTPSKTKLKVTTTTSPTFKGGLDVAANTSIAKSPKILKTPIKKNKSLESIPQISSTVTSSRPLSIRLLLSPEKNPSDKLNNTYLDSLANNTTNDRKVHRGVSKSTSLPNVSLKPPLTPQTIRNTNLFLSPSPRLSLLSPNVEYTNNATPNFASGKDDVLVPIHELSENLKSRLNYAYEKLKLKSEINYQQQQQQPVSPINRRRFSTGYYSNPTLEPAYNEKFYNSDGEDNEDNSAHQAFLKAMSSPKKKKRNRHLGLMNQSGLIYNISSSHSLSEKQRKENETSSSSALFIVPKTTQSVASEADAVQSLITLSSGGNNATNDVRADFELSQRQMLYNKSLQITNLNNNGVANNNDGSIINNTCEPTIKENNTISSSSTSNSLSEEKLA
- the SRP40 gene encoding Srp40p (similar to Saccharomyces cerevisiae YKR092C | SRP40 | Serine Rich Protein), translating into MVHEAKAPKLSVKHKNKTEKSASSASSSSSSSSSSSSSDSSKNDGSSNDEDSSGDSSSDDDSSSSDSSSSDSSSSSDSSSSDSSSSSDSSSDDDSSSSDSSSSDSSSSSDSSSSDSSSDDDSSSSDSSSSDSSSDDDSSSSDSSSDDDSSSSDSSSSDSSSDSSSDDDSSSDSSSDDDSSSSDSSSSDSSSDRESSKNEKSSSSSSNDAASSSDSSISEDSSTDEKSNINGSEYDKSLGSNGNNKRKHDGQEDKDEEPSKKKLVISAGVDELKPGQRKHFSRINRERISFESWDLADNTYKGAAGTWGEKANEKLGRVRGKDFTKNKNKMKRGSYRGGSITLHSGSYKFKD
- the SSL2 gene encoding TFIIH/NER complex ATPase/helicase subunit SSL2 (similar to Saccharomyces cerevisiae YIL143C | SSL2 | Suppressor of Stem-Loop mutation); this encodes MSEEIEKPNYRTRKSRNTVFSNLGNEHMSDDSPGTDDSDEDDNKQDQYVNEPVYKKPKTKSSSKSTSKNDQTEVTAHKLAEKDEDFLLEGNKDVPADFVPDVVSEVFKNNDFSYLKLRPDHETRPLWISPGDGRIILESFSPLAEQAQDFLVTIAEPVSRPSHIHEYRITAYSLYAAVSVGLETDDIISVLDRLSKIPVASSIINFIKSATISYGKVKLVIKHNKYFVESTQADILQMLLRDPIIGKLRIDTTNPVAGETPVATTIEKEAKAKNIDPNDVSAVFSSVVGEKTLLEEENDDDIDAVHSFEIANDSVEIVKKRCQEIDYPVLEEYDFRNDHRNPDLNIDLKPSTQIRPYQEKSLSKMFGNGRARSGIIVLPCGAGKTLVGITAACTIKKSVVVLCTSSVSVMQWRQQFLQWCTLQPENCAVFTSDNKEMFQGGSGLVVSTYSMVANTRNRSYDSQKVMDFLTGREWGFILLDEVHVVPAAMFRRVVSHIAAHAKLGLTATLVREDDKISDLNFLIGPKLYEANWMELSQKGHIANVQCAEVWCPMTAEFYHEYLRENARKRMLLYIMNPTKFQACQFLIQYHEKRGDKIIVFSDNVYALQEYALKLGKPFIYGSTPQQERMNILQNFQYNDKINTIFLSKVGDTSIDLPEATCLIQISSHYGSRRQEAQRLGRILRAKRRNDEGFNAFFYSLVSKDTQEMYYSTKRQAFLVDQGYAFKVITHLHGMENLSNLAYSTARERRELLQEVLLKNEEVAGIELGEDSENTVGNGVNRRLKRAGFVGSSKAVKGEGSLAGLAGGEDMAYMEYSSNKNKDLRDHHPLIRRMYYKNVKK
- the NDC80 gene encoding kinetochore-associated Ndc80 complex subunit NDC80 (similar to Saccharomyces cerevisiae YIL144W | NDC80 | Nuclear Division Cycle); its protein translation is MFRSTNATAASNNPNTFINDNINNKKINKSNDGNKNIASTNPRRSFLFSDTRSSLRISNSKKLSLATNNLSTLNSNGGGIANNSTSAATLTRDPRPLRDKNFQQIIQQEIYDYLLDEDFIIQTNYPISIKSLKQPTQRDFVTIFKWLYVRLDPGYTFKKSLESDVYSIIKTIQYPFLETINKSQISAVGGTNWPKFLGMIHWLVNVNKSLDKTLVFLDKSLVSENTQDFTILNQTFKTIDEQEERQEKYELMVERLFIDYILKSYKYFLELNDDFSKFFQELELGFDKFVHIIQTDINNIDNSNQDLKSQYSNLINKCKSLELSQEKNRLLFSDLQKLTNYVDLMKQKSGEWQRKLDKIQLDINKKSTIVTDLIFGNRELQKKLDQRGFNIESVNDKIELQTKIASDRDGVASNIEKLRNSNKSLDFDLKKIYQSLLDLSMQYQSTIESLSVLRDVDISKIKFNLPKDLISNDKRRSTFFLHIETSPIKIQKELLYINAQINENIQNIQLSNAKVENSISYLQQEIKNKSELIEQLENRCSETKIADETDKQKLQTLILQQEIEIEKLESRISLMNQSANDYLKETENKMKQVSTKLDSYKEYVGAERGKLISKVNQIVEFVTSFTKNIDGSLNNLQKEIDAKLSDV